One genomic window of Cetobacterium ceti includes the following:
- a CDS encoding iron-containing alcohol dehydrogenase, which produces MRRFTIPRDVFFGEDALSYLKTIKGERAFIVIGSERLVKDGTAGKVESYLKEAGIESKLFVGVENDPSVETVMKGAAQMKEFQPDTIVGIGGGSPIDAAKAMWIFYEYPEFTFEEAAKPFNLPELRQKAKFYAVPTTSGTATEVTSFSVITDHNTGIKYPIADYNITPDVAIVDTNLVQTMPKSLVANTGMDALTHAIEAYPSTFRSPFTDALAIKAIEMIGENLVKSYNGEDQARKDMHIAQNLAGMAFSNAILGIVHSMAHKTGKILDIAHGMANAIYLSYAIEFNAKTAEKDYADIARALKLSGNTDKELVEALVNHIGELRSAMNMPHSLKEYGIAEDVFMSKLDDLAATSVADPCTGTNPREISVEEMKKLLTAIYYGERVNF; this is translated from the coding sequence ATGAGAAGATTTACAATACCAAGAGATGTGTTCTTTGGAGAGGATGCATTATCATATTTAAAAACTATAAAGGGAGAAAGAGCTTTTATAGTAATCGGTTCTGAAAGATTAGTAAAGGACGGAACTGCAGGAAAGGTAGAAAGCTACTTAAAGGAAGCTGGAATTGAATCTAAACTTTTCGTAGGAGTTGAAAATGATCCATCAGTAGAAACTGTAATGAAAGGTGCAGCTCAAATGAAAGAGTTCCAACCAGATACAATAGTTGGAATAGGTGGAGGTTCTCCAATAGATGCTGCAAAAGCTATGTGGATTTTCTATGAATATCCAGAATTTACATTTGAAGAGGCAGCTAAGCCATTTAACTTACCAGAGTTAAGACAAAAAGCTAAATTCTATGCTGTTCCTACAACAAGTGGAACTGCTACAGAGGTAACTTCATTCTCAGTTATCACTGATCACAACACAGGAATTAAATATCCAATTGCTGACTATAACATCACTCCAGATGTAGCTATTGTTGATACTAACCTAGTTCAAACAATGCCTAAATCATTAGTTGCTAATACTGGAATGGATGCATTAACACATGCAATTGAAGCTTATCCTTCAACATTTAGAAGTCCATTCACTGATGCTTTAGCAATTAAAGCAATTGAAATGATTGGTGAAAACTTAGTAAAATCATACAATGGAGAGGACCAAGCTAGAAAAGATATGCATATTGCTCAAAACTTAGCTGGAATGGCATTCTCAAATGCAATTTTAGGAATAGTTCACTCAATGGCTCATAAAACAGGTAAAATCTTAGATATTGCCCATGGTATGGCCAATGCAATATACTTATCTTATGCAATTGAATTCAACGCTAAAACAGCTGAGAAGGATTATGCAGATATCGCTAGAGCACTTAAATTATCAGGAAACACTGATAAAGAATTAGTTGAAGCTTTAGTAAACCATATTGGTGAATTAAGAAGTGCAATGAATATGCCTCACTCTTTAAAAGAGTATGGAATTGCTGAAGATGTATTTATGTCTAAATTAGATGATTTAGCAGCAACTTCAGTAGCAGATCCTTGTACAGGTACAAACCCTAGAGAGATCTCTGTGGAAGAAATGAAAAAATTATTAACAGCAATTTACTACGGTGAAAGAGTAAATTTCTAA
- a CDS encoding FAD-dependent oxidoreductase, giving the protein MEKIELLEESKRCLKCKNHPCENACPIGTRIPEIIDMFQRGEELEAGKILFENNPMSLVCSLICPFENQCMGSCVRGIKTTPVNFPSIENYIMEKYLRETTFENTPSNGKRIAIVGGGPGGLSGGFYLRRKGYDVTIYDDHEKMGGMLRYGIPSFRLTKDKVDLLEEKAYESGIKFQGNKIFTEDSLRRLKKEGNYQGVLVTTGAWLPKELNLEGVEREGVYYGIDYLKNNIDLGKNKKVVVIGAGNVAMDVARTAKRQGNEVLIAYRKKIEAAPATKVEIHETVEDGVNFLTEVTPVKITDKGIVLERNNEKTQFLYECDNAIIAVSQKSQFNVESLDGYFYGGDLVTGPETVVKASFTGRESAKLLDDYLVGKE; this is encoded by the coding sequence ATGGAAAAAATAGAACTTTTAGAAGAGAGTAAAAGATGTTTAAAATGTAAAAATCACCCCTGTGAAAATGCCTGTCCAATTGGAACTAGAATTCCTGAAATTATAGATATGTTTCAAAGAGGAGAGGAGTTAGAGGCTGGAAAAATTTTATTTGAAAATAATCCCATGTCTTTAGTTTGTTCATTGATATGTCCCTTTGAAAATCAATGTATGGGAAGTTGTGTAAGGGGGATAAAAACTACTCCAGTTAATTTTCCATCTATAGAAAATTACATAATGGAAAAATATTTAAGGGAAACTACCTTTGAAAATACTCCTAGTAATGGGAAAAGAATTGCCATAGTTGGTGGGGGACCAGGAGGGCTTTCAGGAGGTTTTTATTTAAGAAGAAAAGGATATGATGTTACCATATATGATGACCATGAAAAAATGGGGGGAATGTTAAGATATGGAATACCATCCTTTAGATTAACTAAGGATAAAGTAGATTTACTAGAGGAAAAGGCCTATGAAAGTGGAATAAAATTTCAAGGGAATAAAATATTCACTGAGGATAGTTTAAGGAGATTGAAAAAAGAGGGAAATTATCAAGGGGTACTTGTTACAACAGGAGCATGGCTACCTAAGGAACTTAATCTAGAAGGAGTGGAAAGAGAAGGGGTTTACTATGGAATAGATTATTTAAAAAATAATATAGACCTAGGTAAAAATAAAAAAGTTGTGGTAATAGGAGCAGGAAATGTGGCAATGGATGTGGCAAGAACTGCTAAAAGACAAGGAAATGAAGTTTTAATTGCCTATAGAAAAAAAATAGAGGCTGCTCCAGCAACAAAGGTTGAAATTCATGAAACTGTTGAAGATGGTGTAAATTTCCTAACAGAGGTTACTCCAGTAAAAATAACAGATAAGGGAATAGTTTTAGAAAGAAATAATGAAAAAACTCAGTTTTTATATGAATGTGATAATGCTATAATAGCAGTAAGCCAAAAATCACAATTTAATGTAGAATCTTTAGATGGGTATTTTTATGGAGGAGATTTAGTAACAGGTCCAGAAACAGTTGTAAAGGCAAGTTTTACTGGAAGAGAAAGCGCAAAATTACTGGATGATTATTTAGTAGGAAAGGAGTAA
- a CDS encoding NAD(+)/NADH kinase, with translation MKKITKRGVLFYNEDKPLARELYLEYKKFLEEKNIELLSKKEIKNGDFAVVIGGDGTLLRASKTIIENDNIDVFAVNAGSLGFLTEIKKEEFKKTFERYLKGDIEREERVLLKVKYNNEIHHILNDVVIMKKNALSKLIKLKVTIGDKTLCTIKADGIIVSTPTGSTAYSLSAGGPILIPNLEVMVITPLAPHNLTSRPIVLSNRDRITVSLLSEEDGEIIIDGDISRKLEVNSKIELYSCNKKIRLVLPENRDYYSVLHEKLKWSE, from the coding sequence TTGAAAAAAATAACTAAAAGGGGAGTTCTCTTTTACAATGAGGATAAACCTCTAGCTAGGGAACTATACTTGGAGTATAAAAAATTCTTAGAGGAAAAAAATATAGAACTACTTTCTAAGAAAGAGATTAAAAATGGAGATTTTGCTGTGGTTATAGGAGGAGATGGAACTCTTTTAAGAGCTTCAAAAACTATAATCGAAAATGACAATATAGATGTTTTTGCTGTTAATGCAGGGTCTTTAGGATTTCTTACTGAGATAAAAAAAGAGGAGTTTAAGAAAACCTTTGAGAGATATTTAAAAGGTGATATTGAAAGGGAGGAGAGAGTACTTTTAAAGGTGAAATATAATAATGAGATACATCATATTTTAAATGATGTGGTTATTATGAAGAAAAATGCTCTTTCTAAATTGATAAAGTTAAAGGTTACAATAGGGGATAAAACCCTTTGTACAATAAAGGCAGATGGAATAATAGTTTCTACACCTACTGGGTCAACTGCCTACTCTCTTTCAGCAGGGGGACCTATTTTAATACCTAATTTAGAAGTTATGGTAATTACCCCTCTAGCACCACACAATTTAACAAGTAGGCCTATAGTTTTAAGTAATAGAGATAGGATAACTGTTTCTCTTTTATCTGAAGAGGATGGAGAAATTATAATAGACGGGGACATAAGTAGAAAGTTAGAAGTAAATAGTAAAATTGAACTATATTCTTGTAATAAGAAAATAAGGTTGGTTTTACCTGAAAATAGAGATTATTATAGTGTACTTCATGAAAAGTTAAAATGGAGTGAATAG
- a CDS encoding DUF6471 domain-containing protein, whose amino-acid sequence MTDFLKELKGLKAKEGVTYERLAEILKDKYKCQLTANSLANKFSRGTLTGKEVAKILSALGYEVKIEKNN is encoded by the coding sequence ATGACTGATTTTTTAAAGGAGCTAAAGGGGTTAAAGGCTAAAGAAGGGGTTACCTATGAAAGGTTAGCAGAAATCTTGAAGGACAAATATAAGTGTCAACTTACGGCAAATAGTTTAGCAAATAAATTTAGTAGGGGAACTCTTACGGGAAAGGAAGTTGCTAAAATATTAAGTGCCCTAGGATATGAGGTTAAAATTGAAAAAAATAACTAA
- a CDS encoding 5'-nucleotidase, lipoprotein e(P4) family, with translation MKKSLGLALGALLIVFSGCTSLKENKPLESKLGVLWVQNSGEYEALAYQAFNSGKTAFLENKINGKNAVVVDLDETMINNSGYAAWQVENSKGYSSESWTKWCEAKEATAIPGAVDFANFIVKNGGDIFYISNRHENVYNPTMENLKALGFPQVDSKHLLLKNKTSDKAFRVDSLRDQGYKIVLMVGDNLDDFGSDVLHKTNMERVAFVKAHKNNYGNRWIVLPNPMYGGFQTSDLTLKPWNGK, from the coding sequence ATGAAGAAAAGTTTAGGATTAGCTCTTGGAGCTCTATTAATTGTATTTTCAGGTTGTACTTCTCTAAAGGAAAATAAACCTTTAGAATCTAAATTAGGTGTTTTATGGGTTCAAAATTCAGGGGAGTATGAAGCCCTTGCATATCAAGCTTTTAACAGTGGAAAAACTGCCTTTTTAGAAAATAAAATAAATGGAAAAAATGCAGTTGTTGTAGACCTAGATGAAACTATGATAAACAACAGTGGTTATGCAGCTTGGCAAGTTGAAAATAGTAAAGGGTATTCCAGTGAATCTTGGACAAAATGGTGTGAAGCTAAAGAGGCAACTGCCATTCCAGGAGCTGTGGATTTTGCCAATTTCATAGTTAAAAATGGAGGAGATATTTTCTATATTTCCAATAGACATGAAAATGTATATAATCCCACAATGGAAAACTTAAAAGCCCTAGGTTTCCCTCAAGTGGATAGTAAACATCTTTTACTTAAAAATAAAACCTCAGATAAGGCTTTTCGTGTGGACTCCCTTCGTGATCAAGGTTATAAAATAGTTTTAATGGTAGGGGATAACCTAGATGACTTTGGTAGTGATGTTTTACATAAAACAAATATGGAAAGGGTAGCCTTTGTTAAAGCACATAAAAATAACTATGGAAATAGATGGATAGTTTTACCTAATCCTATGTATGGAGGATTTCAAACAAGTGATTTAACCCTTAAACCTTGGAATGGAAAGTAA